The Fusarium graminearum PH-1 chromosome 2, whole genome shotgun sequence genome includes a region encoding these proteins:
- a CDS encoding ARP2/3 complex 20 kDa subunit, with product MSQSLRPYLQCVRSSLTAALTLSNFASQTAERHNVPEIEAQTSPEVLLQPLTIARNENERVLIEPSINSVRISIKIKQADEIEHILVHKFTRFLTQRAESFFILRRKPIKGYDISFLITNFHTEEMLKHKLVDFIIQFMEEVDKEISEMKLFLNARARFVAESFLTPFD from the exons ATG TCTCAATCCCTCCGACCTTACCTGCAATGCGTACGCAGCAGCTTGACCGCTGCGCTCACGCTTTCCAACTTCGCTTCTCAAACCGCTGAGCGACACAATGTCCCCGAGATTGAGGCACAGACATCACCCGAAGTCCTCCTCCAGCCCTTGACTATTGCGCGAAACGAGAACGAGCGTGTCTTGATCGAGCCCAGCATCAACTCTGTTCGTatcagcatcaagatcaagcaggcCGACGAAATTGAGCACATACTGGTACATAAGTTTACAAGATTCTTAACGCAACGTGCCGAGTCGTTCTTTATCTTGCGAAGGAAACCGATCAAG GGCTATGACATCTCGTTCCTGATAACAAACTTCCATACCGAGGAAATGTTGAAGCATAAGCTTGTCGACTTTATCATCCAGTTTATGGAGGAAGTTGACAAGGAAATCTCCGAGATGAAGCTATTT TTGAACGCTCGAGCGCGATTCGTGGCTGAGTCTTTTCTTACACCC TTTGACTAG
- a CDS encoding ubiquitin carboxyl-terminal hydrolase 6 gives MSSISVVVKHQGKKHDVEIDPSSTGEDFKLQMFSLTNVEPERQKILIKGGQLKDDADMSKLGLKPGQVIMMMGTPSAGGGELVRPKEAIKFVEDMTEAEQAQQIGATPAGLVNLGNTCYLNSTLQTLRLIPELQDALAKYSPASGSSSNNFMMAGSNMDIASQLSNLYKKMGTTQEPFPPLTFLGALRAVFPQFAEKSKTGQGYAQQDAEEAWSQIVQQLNQKLRITGSEDSSGKSFVEKYMSGEFTSVLKCDEEQASTGGEKPVIATEGFSKLNCHIDSSTNHLRDGILAALEEKFEKKSEVLDRDALYTRTSKISRAPKYLTVHFVRFFWKRETQKKAKIMRKVTFPKELDIVEFCSDELKSALVPVRDKVREIRKDEEDIERARKRRKKTHDQDVGDIPGGAGLPTEKEKKEAEKKQEGKSADGDTVMGEEGETYKTDADIEAERNASILAAKKELNALINPDLRNDDGANQSGLYELRGVITHQGASADSGHYTSYVKKAAPVDPKTGKKGEEDGKWWWFNDEKVTEVEAEKIDTLAGGGESHSALVLLYRAIPLPSAEGVME, from the exons ATGTCTTCCATTTCAG TCGTGGTGAAACACCAGGGGAAAAAGCACGATGTCGAAATCGATCCCAGCTCTACCGGCGAAGACTTCAAGCTCCAAATGTTCAGCTTGACCAATGTGGAGCCCGAACGCCAAAAGATCCTCATCAAGGGTGGCCAGCTCAAGGATGATGCCGATATGAGCAAGCTGGGCTTGAAGCCCGGCCAAGTTATTATGATGATGGGTACCCCGagtgctggtggtggtgagctTGTCCGACCgaaagaggccatcaagtTTGTCGAGGACATGACGGAAGCTGAGCAAGCTCAACAAATTGGTGCGACTCCCGCTGGTCTTGTCAACCTCGGAAACACATGCTACCTCAACTCCACCCTCCAAACCCTGCGATTGATCCCTGAGCTCCAAGATGCCCTAGCCAAGTACAGCCCTGCgagtggcagcagcagcaacaacttCATGATGGCAGGCTCTAACATGGACATCGCATCTCAGCTTTCAAATCTGTACAAGAAGATGGGAACAACACAGGAACCCTTCCCCCCCTTGACCTTCCTGGGTGCTCTGCGAGCCGTGTTCCCTCAATTTGCGGAAAAGTCCAAGACAGGACAAGGCTACGCTCAGCAGGATGCAGAGGAGGCTTGGTCTCAGATCGTGCAGCAACTTAACCAGAAGCTACGAATCACTGGCAGTGAAGACTCGTCCGGGAAATCCTTCGTGGAGAAGTACATGTCGGGTGAATTTACTTCCGTACTGAAGTGCGATGAGGAGCAGGCCTCCACTGGTGGCGAGAAGCCCGTCATCGCCACAGAAGGCTTTTCCAAACTCAACTGTCACATCGATAGCTCAACAAACCATCTCCGAGACGGAATTCTTGCAGCACTGGAGGAAAAGTTCGAGAAGAAGTCTGAGGTTCTAGATCGCGATGCTCTTTACACCAGAACCTCCAAGATCTCCCGTGCTCCCAAATACTTGACTGTGCATTTTGtgcgcttcttctggaaaagagagacgcagaagaaagccaagattATGCGAAAAGTTACTTTCCCAAAGGAGCTCGATATTGTTGAGTTCTGTTCCGATGAGCTGAAGAGCGCTCTGGTTCCTGTGCGCGACAAGGTTCGTGAGATTCgcaaggatgaggaggatattGAGCGTGCTCGCAAGCGTCGTAAGAAGACCCACGACCAGGACGTTGGCGATATCCCCGGCGGTGCTGGTCTTCCtaccgagaaggagaagaaggaggccgagaagaagcaggaggGTAAGTCGGCTGATGGAGACACTGTTATGGGTGAGGAGGGTGAGACATACAAGACGGATGCCGACATTGAGGCTGAAAGGAACGCCTCCATCCttgcggccaagaaggagctgaatgcactcatcaaccccgaCTTGCGCAACGACGATGGCGCCAACCAGTCTGGTCTTTATGAGCTCCGCGGTGTCATAACACATCAAGGTGCCAGCGCCGACAGTGGTCACTACACTTCTTATGTCAAAAAGGCTGCCCCCGTTGACCCCAAGACTGGTaagaagggtgaggaggatggcaagtggtggtggttcaaCGACGAGAAGGTAacagaagttgaagctgagaagaTCGACACTCTTGCCGGTGGCGGCGAGTCTCATTctgctcttgttcttctaTATCGCGCCATTCCTCTGCCTTCTGCCGAAGGCGTTATGGAGTAA
- a CDS encoding palmitoyltransferase PFA5, with protein sequence MTVDVLVARSDELDLASNTSDTTINATVVKDETIITRPPPTLTRSWSLPNASTRRTDNPAPPVLTRASSLPVKLVEPATDIDSDSSSVWTWAWSDEMQGPATSKRCGTRWIARLLPFFMLMLVGYATYDVVVYCCVEYFIQEIRKTATAIVLIVFYTIFFILMVAAYIRCYVTIQFNTGFVPWTAAREAAESERNERSTNGGDVESLQWSPADTNPDSPGLEAFYSKDVFICESDGLPKWCSECRSWKPDRAHHSSEYGRCVYKMDHVCPWMGGIISETSLRFVFQNITNVDLFRKNQTFRLAVRVPTGTRSTDQFTTITYPLSPPGDDSRAPGTAHSNGVDQSDGAGSIATNRMAARDQRAKRTFAILQTQSGENPWHVGYRNNFKSVMGETIFEWFLPLRHSPCTRHDSMVSDYEFGPLVEELKRRYGLAEEDAEKGANETTSS encoded by the exons ATGACCGTCGACGTATTAGTGGCCCGCTCGGACGAGCTGGACTTGGCAAGTAATACTTCCGACACAACCATCAATGCGACAGTAGTAAAAGATGAGACCATTATTACtcgaccaccaccaacactgACGCGCTCCTGGTCCTTACCCAACGCTTCCACAAGGAGGACTGATAACCCCGCGCCACCGGTACTAACACGCGCCTCATCTTTGCCTGTCAAACTTGTAGAACCAGCTACAGACATCGACTCTGACAGCTCGTCTGTctggacttgggcttggagcGATGAGATGCAAGGACCGGCCACCAGCAAGCGCTGTGGCACGCGATGGATTGCGCGTTTGCTTCCCTTTTTTATGCTGATGCTTGTTGGCTATGCAACATATGATGTTGTGGTTTATTGCTGCG TCGAGTACTTTATTCAAGAGATTAGAAAGACAGCAACCGCCATCGTCCTCATTGTCTTCTATACcattttcttcatcctcatggTTGCCGCCTACATCCGATGCTACGTAACCATTCAATTCAACACTGGCTTTGTGCCCTGGACTGCTGCGAGGGAAGCTGCCGAATCAGAACGAAACGAGCGATCAACAAACGGCGGCGACGTCGAATCACTACAATGGAGTCCTGCGGATACGAACCCTGATAGCCCTGGACTCGAGGCCTTCTACAGCAAGGATGTATTCATATGTGAGAGTGATGGGCTGCCCAAATGGTGTTCCGAGTGTAGGAGTTGGAAACCTGACCGGGCCCATCATTCGAGCGAGTACGGCCGATGTGTCTACAAAATGGACCACGTATGCCCTTGGATGGGAGGCATCATCTCGGAAACCT CCTTGCGGTTTGTCTTTCAGAATATCACCAATGTCGACCTGTTCAGGAAGAACCAAACGTTTCGATTGGCGGTCCGAGTTCCCACCGGTACACGATCAACAGATCAATTCACTACAATTACCTACCCACTTTCCCCCCCTGGGGACGACTCCAGGGCTCCGGGAACAGCACACTCCAATGGTGTGGATCAATCTGATGGCGCTGGCTCTATTGCAACAAATAGAATGGCGGCTAGGGACCAACGAGCCAAACGTACATTCGCCATTCTACAGACGCAATCTGGCGAGAACCCTTGGCACGTTGGATATCgaaacaacttcaagagTGTCATGGGAGAAACCATTTTTGAGTGGTTTCTGCCTCTGCGACATTCCCCATGCACCCGTCACGATAGCATGGTAAGCGACTACGAGTTTGGGCCTCTGGTGGAGGAACTGAAGAGGCGGTACGGACTTGCTGAGGAGGACGCCGAGAAGGGTGCGAATGAGACGACGTCGAGTTAG